TAGCTAATGGGGTATTCGGACAGGATGGCATCAAGGCGGCCCAAGAGGTAGCCGAAGCACTCCGGGTTGGCCAGGTTCAGCACCTGCTGCTGGCGTGCGGAGACCGGCCAGCGTCCGTCGGTGTGCAGGATCCAGTCCGGATGCTTGCGGGCCAACTCACTGTTTGGGTTCACCATTTCCGGCTCGAACCACAGCCCAAATTCCATGCCCAGGCCGCGCACATGCTCAATGATGGGGCCCAGGCCGTCCGGCCACACGGTAGTGTCCACAAACCAGTCGCCGAGCCCGGCAGTGTCATCGCGGCGGCCCAGGAACCAGCCGTCATCAAGGACAAAACGTTCGACGCCGACCACGGCAGCCTTCTCGGCCAAGCTTTTGAGTGTGGTCAGCTCGTGATCGAAATACACCGCTTCCCAAGTGTTGAGGGTGACGGGCCGTGGCCGGCTTGGGTGTTGGGGGCGGGCACGAAGGTCCTCGTGGAATCGGGCCGAGAGCTGATCCAGACCGTGGCCCCAGGAACCCAGCGCCCACGGGGTGGTGTGCGAGTCCCCGGGTGCCAAAACCACTTCCCCCGGCAGCAGCAGCTCCCCGGCGCTCAGGAAGCTGTCACTGGTAATGGTGCGTTCGGCCGACAGGCTGTGATTGCCGCTCCATGCCGTATGCACGCCGTGGACCAAGCCGCTGCGGAAACCAAAGCTGTCCTGACCCGCCAACATGAGCAGTGTGGCATCCGCGCCGGGGCGTCCGCGGCGGCTTTCGCGAACATGGGCGCCCACCGTCAGCGGGCGGCGCTGGGAGGTGCGTTCCTTCAAATGGCGGCCCGTGAAGTCCTGGACCGTGGTGGCGCTCGCCGGCAAGGGGAACACTGTCATGAGCCGGTGCAGCAGGTAGTCGCTGTCCCCGGTGTTGCTCAGGGTGTGCCGCTGGCGCAGCACCCCGGTGGCGCTCAACTCCAGCTCCGTCACCAGATGCAGCCCTCCGGCCGGGTCCTCGGCAGTGACCGTGAGGGAGGAGTCATCGGCGTGTGCTGCCGTGGTGCTTAGGGCGCTGGCCCACCCACCGGCAGCGCGCTGGCCGAGCAGTGCGGGGGTGCCCTGCCAGCCGAACGTCTCCTGCGGCAGGATGCTCAGGCGGGCGGGTACGTCAATGCCGCCGGAGACCCGCTGCGGACGGGCAGCAACTGCGAGCGAGGCCAGCTCGGAGGGGGAGAGGGCGCCGGTGGTCGGTCCCCAATGAATGATCGTGGGTGTGCCTGCCGAGTCCAGGTCCACGATGACCGAGGTGCCGCCGCGATGCAGCTGGAGCTGGGCGGGACGTGAAGAAGTTATTGTGCTCATGGAATAGTTTTACAGCGAAAGTAATTGCTGTGTCAAGGGTCATCCTGATTGCATAATTACGGCGAAATACTTGATTTCAGAATGGAATTATGTTTGAAGTGCAATAAACTTGTTGTCATGAACACCGTTGCCTCCACACCGATCCTGCCTGCTCCGAGCCGCCCTGGCGAGAACCGCGGACAGCCGGAAGCACTCGCGGAGTCAGCTCTTGAGCTGGCCCGGCTGGTGCTTGTCCGCGGCCCCATTTCCCGCGGGGAATTGGCTAGGGAAATGAAGTTGAGCGTTGCCAGCCTCACCCGCTTGGGCAAACCACTGCTCGATTCGGGCTTGCTCATTGAAGGCCCTCTGGTTGCTGACGGCACCGTGGGACGCCCCGTGCGCTTGCTCGATGTTCCCAACGATGCCGCGTGGTTTGTGGGCGTGAAAGTGACAGGAGAAAGGCTGCAGGCCGTGGTCACGGACATTCGTGCCACGATCCTGGCGGAAGCTGTGCTTCCTCTCCCTGAGAAATCGGCCGCTGCCGTGGTGGCGGGCACTGCCCAGCTCACTGCGCAGCTGGAGGCGCAAGCAGGCGTCACCGTCAGGGGGGTTGGCGTTTCCCTGGGTGGGCAGGTGCGCCCGGATGGCGTGGTCCACCGCGCACCGTTTCTGGACTGGAAAAACGTGCCCCTGCAGAGCCTGCTGCAGGACCGGCTGGGACTCCCGGTGGTGGTGGAAAATGATGTGACAGCACTTGTGTCCGCCGAGCAATGGTTTGGAGCGGGCCGCGAGGTGCCCGATTTTGCCGTGATTACCGTGGGCGCAGGCGTTGGCTACGGACTCACTATTCGCAACCATGTGATCCGAACCGTGGATACAGGATTGGGGCTGGGCGGGCACTTCCCGTTGGATCCCAACGGTCCGTTGTGTGCCGAAGGGCACCGAGGCTGTTCCACTGCCATGCTGTCCATCCCCAGCATTTGCCTGCAAATTTCAGCAGCCTTGGGCCGTCCGGTGGACTATGGTCAGGCGCTGAACCTTGCCGCAGAAGGCAACCGCGCCGCCGCGGCAGTCCTGGAGGCGGCAGCAAAGTCCTTGGGGATCCTGATCGCCGCCGCCACAAACCTGACCATGGTTAACACAGTTGTGCTAGGCGGTGAAGGCGTGGCCCTCTACGCGGCAAAAGAAGCCACCGTGCTGGCTGCCTTGACGGCGGGGCGGGACCCGGAAGCGGCGCCGGTGAAGGTACGGGTGGCGTCGGCCGATTTCACCGAATGGGCCCGTGGCGCAGCAGCCGTGGCTATTCAGGCCCAAGCATTCATTCGCTAGCGTGTATTGGCCAGCATTCATACTCTGTAGGCTGCCAGCATGGTGCGTTAGCATGGCAGAACCTCGAGGAAGGCGTCACCATGCCAAGAACGCATCGTCTCAGCGGCACAGCGAAAGCGGTACATGCAATGAGTAGAGTTTCCTCACGGCTAACCGCCACGCTTTTGTTGCTCTCCGTCGTGGCAGTGATTACCGGTTGCGCGCAGCAGGGCCCCGACGCAGGCTCGCCCAGCACAGACGGGCAGATCACCCCTGCCACGGCTTCCCCCTCTGCATCCACTGACTCATCAGCTACTGCGGCCCCATCTGCCAGCGCCACCCCCTCCGCCAGCGGCCTGGACCTCACCATCACCCTCACGGAATCGCCCCAAGCCACGGCGCGAACGTTCCGTCTTGTGGCCGAAGGCGCCACACCCGCACCGGAATCCACCTTGCCCGATCCTGCCGCGGCACTGGCCGCGGTGGAAAAGTACGGCGAGAAAATGTTCTTCCCCGTCCCGGACCCCAACAAGGTGTGCACTCAGCAATATGGTGGCCCGGAAATTGCCCAGGTGACCGGCTGGTTCCACGGCAAGGAAGTCAACGCCACCTTCAAACGCACCGATGGCTGTGAAATTAGCCAATGGCAGGCTCTGGCTCCACTCTTTGGCGCACTCGGCGGCGGAACCGGCAACATCTAAACCGGGCGAGGAGCAGCCCAAGCCAGCCACGCACGACGGCGGCCATCCAGTTCAACTGGATGGCCGCCGTCGTGCGTGGAATAACTACTTTTCTAGAGGTGCTGCTTTTGCTAGAGGTACTGGACCCTAGAGCAGCAGGTCCGTGGGAGCTTGTTCAACGGAGAATTCCGAGTGCCCCTTCTTACCCTTCTTGGGCTTGTCCTTGCCCTTCTTGTCCTTGACGGGACCGCTATTGTCCTCATCCGGAACCACGGCGGTGCCACCGGGGGTGACAATCACGGAGACAAACGTCTGCGTGCCCGCGTCGCCAAAGGAGACCCGGCCCAGATAGTTGCCCGGTGCCAGCCCGGTCCAGCTCAACGTGACGTTGCCGGACTTGCCGTTAGCCAACTTGAGCGGGTTCGGTGAAACCTTGG
The Arthrobacter alpinus genome window above contains:
- a CDS encoding alpha-galactosidase — protein: MSTITSSRPAQLQLHRGGTSVIVDLDSAGTPTIIHWGPTTGALSPSELASLAVAARPQRVSGGIDVPARLSILPQETFGWQGTPALLGQRAAGGWASALSTTAAHADDSSLTVTAEDPAGGLHLVTELELSATGVLRQRHTLSNTGDSDYLLHRLMTVFPLPASATTVQDFTGRHLKERTSQRRPLTVGAHVRESRRGRPGADATLLMLAGQDSFGFRSGLVHGVHTAWSGNHSLSAERTITSDSFLSAGELLLPGEVVLAPGDSHTTPWALGSWGHGLDQLSARFHEDLRARPQHPSRPRPVTLNTWEAVYFDHELTTLKSLAEKAAVVGVERFVLDDGWFLGRRDDTAGLGDWFVDTTVWPDGLGPIIEHVRGLGMEFGLWFEPEMVNPNSELARKHPDWILHTDGRWPVSARQQQVLNLANPECFGYLLGRLDAILSEYPISYIKWDHNRDLLDAADPRTGNPSVRESTLALYRLLAELKHRHPGVEIESCASGGARVDLGILDYTDRIWTSDCIDPLERLDNQANTGLLVPYELMGAHIGGPQSHSTGRQHSLGFMARTAIFGHFGIEWDISTISDAQTAELAGWISFHKENRELFHTGTSVHADLPDPALDVRGVVAADGSRAVYSLTQRTASTTYPSGRITLPGLLPDMRYRVQLSQPLNDQVGNGQSPLDWTVAETILSGGLLAATGLASPVLFPEQAVLITVDQAN
- a CDS encoding ROK family protein translates to MNTVASTPILPAPSRPGENRGQPEALAESALELARLVLVRGPISRGELAREMKLSVASLTRLGKPLLDSGLLIEGPLVADGTVGRPVRLLDVPNDAAWFVGVKVTGERLQAVVTDIRATILAEAVLPLPEKSAAAVVAGTAQLTAQLEAQAGVTVRGVGVSLGGQVRPDGVVHRAPFLDWKNVPLQSLLQDRLGLPVVVENDVTALVSAEQWFGAGREVPDFAVITVGAGVGYGLTIRNHVIRTVDTGLGLGGHFPLDPNGPLCAEGHRGCSTAMLSIPSICLQISAALGRPVDYGQALNLAAEGNRAAAAVLEAAAKSLGILIAAATNLTMVNTVVLGGEGVALYAAKEATVLAALTAGRDPEAAPVKVRVASADFTEWARGAAAVAIQAQAFIR